Proteins encoded in a region of the Anopheles aquasalis chromosome 2, idAnoAquaMG_Q_19, whole genome shotgun sequence genome:
- the LOC126571517 gene encoding UPF0047 protein YjbQ — protein MASSNHRGIQIGSAWFQRKINLRPQHRGVHLVTEEILRQMPELGQFSVGLCHVQILHTSASLALNESWDPDVRDDMEMMLNKIVPEGLPYRHSCEGPDDMPAHVKACFLGSSLTIPITDGKLSLGTWQGVWLCEHRDHAGSRKLVITLSGCPRDSARSPLSPVSPIASTSS, from the exons ATGGCTTCATCGAATCACCGCGGCATACAGATTGGTTCCGCTTGGTTTCAGCGCAAGATCAACCTTCGGCCACAGCACCGCGGTGTACATTTAGTAACCGAGGAGATCCTGCGACAGATGCCGGAGTTGGGCCAGTTCTCCGTAGGACTCTGTCACGTTCAAA TTTTGCACACATCAGCTAGTTTAGCGTTGAACGAAAGCTGGGATCCAGATGTGCG AGATGATATGGAAATGATGTTAAACAAAATAGTGCCCGAAGGCTTACCTTATAGGCATTCATGCGAAGGTCCAGATGACATG CCTGCTCACGTTAAAGCCTGCTTCCTTGGAAGCTCCCTGACAATCCCGATCACGGACGGCAAGCTGTCGCTCGGCACATGGCAGGGCGTGTGGCTGTGCGAGCATCGCGATCATGCCGGCTCCCGAAAGCTGGTGATAACGCTCTCCGGTTGCCCCCGAGATTCTGCTCGTAGCCCTCTATCACCGGTGTCACCGATTGCGTCTACTTCCAGTTAG
- the LOC126579709 gene encoding adenosine kinase — translation MTNETDDLSITSCERCPRLVAFGNILLDISVELKDGKILEQFDLKPDDQREIPADKLAALVSVAVETCGNPIYNPGGSALNTCRILRALGEKNIIFCGAVGIDDNGQILQQILKDCSLNTCIQTLPDQMTGTCMCLISGDKRSLNANIGASLHFKKEFVSSRWCQSKIGICKSAAHTNIDEDVRIFYIEGYFVPEKFHICTFIYEQYCKGTANLFVTNLNASYILQQFTAEMRYLVEHADLVFGNLAEFVALAQIYQCGDVDDLAHLLIKQYRKHKRSKILVATDGCRSVRLYHGAGSKFTAMNFPVPALPANIVVDTTGAGDSFVAGFLYKFMNDDSPTLADCIRYGCKIAGKVIRQVGCNLPSNVPSSPVGSPSGTGGIIP, via the exons ATGACGAATGAAACCGATGATCTCTCGATCACCAGCTG TGAACGTTGTCCGCGGCTAGTGGCTTTCGGCAACATCCTGCTGGACATAAGTGTCGAGCTGAAGGATGGCAAAATACTCGAACAGTTTGATCTGAAACCGGATGACCAAAGAGAAATTCCGGCGGATAAACTGGCCGCCCTTGTCTCCGTTGCCGTAGAAAC CTGCGGCAATCCTATCTACAATCCCGGTGGATCGGCCCTCAACACATGTCGGATTCTGCGAGCTCTTGGGGAGAAAAATATAATCTTCTGTGGAGCTGTTGGCATCGATGATAACGGGCAGATATTGCAGCAGATTCTGAAAGACTGCTCATTAAACACTTG cattcAAACGTTACCGGATCAAATGACCGGCACGTGCATGTGCCTAATCAGTGGCGATAAACGAAGCTTGAATGCAAATATAGGCGCATCGTTGCATTTCAAGAAGGAATTTGTCAGCTCGCGCTGGTGTCAATCGAAAATTGGAATATGCAAATCGGCGGCACATACCAACATTGATGAAGATGTCCGGATTTTCTACATTGAAGGATACTTTGTGCCGGAAAAGTTCCACATTTGTACCTTCATCTACGAGCAGTACTGCAAGGGCACGGCGAACCTGTTCGTCACCAATCTAAATGCATCGTACATTCTGCAACAGTTTACTGCCGAAATGCGTTATCTGGTGGAGCATGCCGACTTGGTATTCGGGAACCTGGCCGAGTTCGTAGCCCTGGCACAAATTTATCAGTGCGGCGATGTTGATGACCTTGCTCATTTACTTATCAAACAGTACCGTAAACATAAGCGCAGCAAAATTCTGGTCGCTACGGATGGTTGCCGGAGCGTGCGGCTTTATCATGGGGCTGGATCAAAGTTCACAGCGATGAACTTTCCCGTTCCCGCGTTACCGGCCAATATCGTTGTTGACACTACCGGTGCGGGCGATTCGTTCGTGGCGGGATTTTTGTACAAATTTATGAACGACGATAGTCCCACACTAGCAGACTGTATTCGATACGGGTGTAAAATTGCTGGGAAAGTGATCCGCCAAGTTGGATGCAATTTGCCATCTAATGTGCCCTCATCGCCGGTAGGCTCACCATCAGGCACCGGTGGAATTATTCCTTAG
- the LOC126569619 gene encoding cytoplasmic protein NCK1 isoform X1, whose protein sequence is MAGSIKQEDVCYVVAKYDYASQGAQELDLRKNERYLLLDDSKHWWRVQNTRNQSGYVPSNYVKKEKKSVSLFDSFKKKVKKGSGSKTLPNCSPSRQVDSPTMSRRLPPDPTEAIASTPIGSAIVKYNYQAQQQDELSLTKGTRILILEKSNDGWWRGQSGSATGWFPSNYTTEENEDDTLHTYAMAENVLDIVVALYSFNSNNDTELSFEKGDRLEILDRPAADPEWYKARNNNGQIGLVPRNYLQELSEYLAQPFRSNGSGPDSLDRRPNDAQSNNNNSTANNSNNNNLQQPERPHLTGKSWYYGAITRSQCDTVLNSHGHDGDYLIRDSETNMGDYSVSLKAPGRNKHFRVHVEGNMYCIGQRKFHTLDQLVDHYQRAPIYTNKQGEKLYLVRPLPKANGT, encoded by the exons ATGGCTGGCAGTATAAAACAAG AGGATGTTTGCTACGTAGTGGCCAAGTATGACTACGCTTCGCAGGGCGCTCAAGAGCTCGATTTACGGAAAAACGAACGTTATCTGTTGTTGGACGACAGTAAGCATTGGTGGAGAGTCCAGAACACACGTAACCAGTCGGGCTACGTTCCGAGCAATTACgtaaagaaggagaaaaaatccGTCTCGCTGTTCGATAGTTTTAAGAAGAAGGTTAAAAAGGGCTCGGGTAGCAAAACCCTACCAAATTGTTCGCCATCGCGCCAGGTCGACAGTCCCACCATGAGTCGGCGACTGCCACCGGATCCTACGGAAGCGATAG CTTCCACCCCAATAGGATCAGCCATCGTGAAGTATAACTACCAGGctcagcagcaggatgagcTTTCGTTGACGAAGGGCACCCGGATACTGATACTGGAAAAGTCCAACGATGGCTGGTGGCGTGGTCAAAGCGGATCGGCAACCGGTTGGTTTCCGAGTAACTATACTACCGAAGAAAACGAGGACGATACGCTGCACACGTACGCGATGGCGGAAAACGTGctcgacatcgtcgtcgcactATACTCATTCAACTCGAATAATGATACGGAGCTCTCGTTTGAGAAGGGCGATCGTTTAGAAATTCTGGATCGCCCAGCGGCTGATCCCGAGTG GTACAAGGCTCGTAACAACAATGGTCAGATTGGGCTTGTTCCGCGCAACTATCTCCAAGAGCTGTCCGAATATTTAGCACAGCCGTTCCGAAGCAACGGCAGTGGACCGGACTCGCTCGACCGACGGCCGAATGATGCGCagtcaaacaacaacaattctACCGCgaacaatagcaacaacaataacttGCAGCAACCGGAGCGTCCCCATCTGACCGGCAAAAGCTGGTATTATGGTGCCATAACGCGAAGTCAATGTGATACCGTGTTAAACTCTCACGGACACGACGGTGACTACCTTATTCGTGATAGTGAAACAAAC ATGGGTGACTACTCGGTGTCGCTGAAGGCGCCAGGGCGCAACAAGCATTTTCGCGTGCACGTCGAGGGTAACATGTACTGCATTGGGCAGCGTAAGTTTCACACTCTCGACCAACTAGTGGACCACTACCAAAGAGCTCCGATCTACACCAACAAGCAGGGTGAGAAGCTGTATCTTGTGCGACCTTTGCCAAAGGCAAACGGTACATag
- the LOC126569619 gene encoding cytoplasmic protein NCK1 isoform X2 gives MAGSIKQEDVCYVVAKYDYASQGAQELDLRKNERYLLLDDSKHWWRVQNTRNQSGYVPSNYVKKEKKSVSLFDSFKKKVKKGSGSKTLPNCSPSRQVDSPTMSRRLPPDPTEAIGSAIVKYNYQAQQQDELSLTKGTRILILEKSNDGWWRGQSGSATGWFPSNYTTEENEDDTLHTYAMAENVLDIVVALYSFNSNNDTELSFEKGDRLEILDRPAADPEWYKARNNNGQIGLVPRNYLQELSEYLAQPFRSNGSGPDSLDRRPNDAQSNNNNSTANNSNNNNLQQPERPHLTGKSWYYGAITRSQCDTVLNSHGHDGDYLIRDSETNMGDYSVSLKAPGRNKHFRVHVEGNMYCIGQRKFHTLDQLVDHYQRAPIYTNKQGEKLYLVRPLPKANGT, from the exons ATGGCTGGCAGTATAAAACAAG AGGATGTTTGCTACGTAGTGGCCAAGTATGACTACGCTTCGCAGGGCGCTCAAGAGCTCGATTTACGGAAAAACGAACGTTATCTGTTGTTGGACGACAGTAAGCATTGGTGGAGAGTCCAGAACACACGTAACCAGTCGGGCTACGTTCCGAGCAATTACgtaaagaaggagaaaaaatccGTCTCGCTGTTCGATAGTTTTAAGAAGAAGGTTAAAAAGGGCTCGGGTAGCAAAACCCTACCAAATTGTTCGCCATCGCGCCAGGTCGACAGTCCCACCATGAGTCGGCGACTGCCACCGGATCCTACGGAAGCGATAG GATCAGCCATCGTGAAGTATAACTACCAGGctcagcagcaggatgagcTTTCGTTGACGAAGGGCACCCGGATACTGATACTGGAAAAGTCCAACGATGGCTGGTGGCGTGGTCAAAGCGGATCGGCAACCGGTTGGTTTCCGAGTAACTATACTACCGAAGAAAACGAGGACGATACGCTGCACACGTACGCGATGGCGGAAAACGTGctcgacatcgtcgtcgcactATACTCATTCAACTCGAATAATGATACGGAGCTCTCGTTTGAGAAGGGCGATCGTTTAGAAATTCTGGATCGCCCAGCGGCTGATCCCGAGTG GTACAAGGCTCGTAACAACAATGGTCAGATTGGGCTTGTTCCGCGCAACTATCTCCAAGAGCTGTCCGAATATTTAGCACAGCCGTTCCGAAGCAACGGCAGTGGACCGGACTCGCTCGACCGACGGCCGAATGATGCGCagtcaaacaacaacaattctACCGCgaacaatagcaacaacaataacttGCAGCAACCGGAGCGTCCCCATCTGACCGGCAAAAGCTGGTATTATGGTGCCATAACGCGAAGTCAATGTGATACCGTGTTAAACTCTCACGGACACGACGGTGACTACCTTATTCGTGATAGTGAAACAAAC ATGGGTGACTACTCGGTGTCGCTGAAGGCGCCAGGGCGCAACAAGCATTTTCGCGTGCACGTCGAGGGTAACATGTACTGCATTGGGCAGCGTAAGTTTCACACTCTCGACCAACTAGTGGACCACTACCAAAGAGCTCCGATCTACACCAACAAGCAGGGTGAGAAGCTGTATCTTGTGCGACCTTTGCCAAAGGCAAACGGTACATag